The proteins below come from a single Aegilops tauschii subsp. strangulata cultivar AL8/78 chromosome 6, Aet v6.0, whole genome shotgun sequence genomic window:
- the LOC109755614 gene encoding mitochondrial metalloendopeptidase OMA1-like, which translates to MNQILKKSGSAIFRLIVRCKPGVQVRPPQPPLRTATRSYRAYRRRLPAVSRSATTPSQCPQRPELIHFTRGRGGEPWYHDWRKLAARVLAPGAAAIAAYYHNLETVPYTNRTHLVFLSPRIERWLGGRAFDDLKKEKAGMILPAEHYESVRVRRITSEIVRAARRTLGVAPVDPAGELLNDRFMARNYGKQAMTRHLDGLDWEVIVVEDRQVNAMCVPGKIVVYTGLLDYFKTDAEIASVLGHEVGHIIARHSAEAITKSLCSYAVQRLVMGRDSPDFMRGVSKLLFTLPFSRKMEIEADHIGMLLLAAAGFDPHIAIAVEEKLGKLSRNSELENYLSTHPSGKKRVQSLSQDKVLKEAMELYREASPVKEAERFSIPDPFDIRGRRSQGWKW; encoded by the exons ATGAACCAAATTTTGAAGAAATCGGGCTCCGCCATCTTCCGGCTCATCGTGCGCTGCAAGCCGGGGGTCCAAGTCCGACCACCACAGCCGCCGCTGCGCACGGCCACTAGGTCCTACCGCGCCTACCGGCGGCGCTTGCCTGCGGTCTCGCGCTCGGCCACTACCCCAAGCCAATGTCCGCAGCGCCCGGAGCTCATCCACTTCACCCGAGGCCGCGGCGGGGAGCCCTGGTACCACGACTGGCGGAAGTTGGCCGCGCGGGTTCTCGCCCCTGGCGCCGCGGCGATCGCCGCCTACTACCACAACCTCGAGACCGTGCCGTACACCAACCGCACCCACCTCGTGTTCCTCTCTCCCCGGATCGAGCGGTGGCTCGGCGGGCGCGCGTTCGACGATCTCAAGAAGGAGAAAGCCGGCATGATCCTACCCGCGGAACACTACGAGAGCGTGCGCGTCAGGCGCATTACCTCGGAGATCGTCCGCGCCGCCCGACGCACCCTTGGAGTTGCGCCCGTCGATCCAGCCGGGGAGCTGCTGAATGACAGGTTCATGGCCAGGAACTACGGGAAGCAGGCGATGACGAGGCATCTCGACGGGCTCGATTGGGAGGTGATCGTCGTGGAAGATAGGCAGGTCAACGCGATGTGCGTCCCAGGCAAGATCGTGGTCTACACTGGATTGCTCGACTACTTCAAAACCGATGCCGAGATCGCCTCTGTGCTAGGGCATGAG GTCGGACACATTATTGCGAGGCACTCGGCCGAGGCGATCACCAAGAGCTTGTGTTCTTATGCTGTGCAACGACTTGTCATGGGGCGGGACAGTCCAGACTTCATGAGGGGTGTATCGAAATTACTATTCACGCTGCCCTTCTCACGAAA GATGGAGATAGAGGCAGATCACATTGGAATGCTGCTACTTGCTGCAGCTGGTTTCGATCCACACATAGCCATTGCGGTCGAAGAGAAGCTAGGAAAGCTCTCAAGAAATTCAGAATTGGAAAACTACCTCTCTACTCACCCTTCAGGTAAGAAAAGAGTGCAGTCCTTGTCGCAGGACAAAGTCTTGAAGGAGGCGATGGAATTATACAGGGAAGCTAGTCCCGTCAAAGAAGCTGAACGTTTCTCCATTCCTGACCCCTTCGATATTAGGGGCAGGCGAAGCCAAGGTTGGAAATGGTAG
- the LOC109755628 gene encoding blue copper protein: MASSSALIALLVVLGCAAAASAATFTVGDGQGWTTGANYATWASGKTFAVGDKLVFNYASQAHTVTEVTKSEYDACSSNANGDNSGATTMTLKAGANYYICTIGTHCAAGMKLAVTAGDSSSGSGTPAAGTPPTTPSGSGGHRMEVGPVLAATAGVLLKLALF, from the exons ATGGCCTCGTCCTCCGCGCTGATAGCGCTCCTTGTGGTCCTTGGCTGCGCTGCGGCGGCCTCCGCGGCCACGTTCACCGTCGGAGATGGGCAAGGCTGGACGACCGGCGCCAATTACGCCACCTGGGCCAGTGGCAAGACCTTCGCGGTTGGAGACAAGCTCG TGTTCAACTACGCCAGCCAGGCCCACACAGTGACCGAAGTCACCAAGAGCGAGTACGACGCCTGCTCCAGCAACGCCAACGGTGACAACAGCGGCGCCACCACCATGACCCTCAAAGCCGGCGCGAACTACTACATCTGCACCATCGGCACCCACTGCGCCGCCGGCATGAAGctcgccgtcaccgccggcgaCTCCAGTTCCGGTTCCGGTACCCCCGCGGCGGGGACGCCACCTACCACCCCGTCCGGGTCCGGCGGCCACCGCATGGAGGTCGGCCCCGTTctcgcggccaccgctggcgtcCTCCTCAAGCTCGCCCTCTTCTGA